In a single window of the Neoarius graeffei isolate fNeoGra1 chromosome 28, fNeoGra1.pri, whole genome shotgun sequence genome:
- the ccn1l1 gene encoding cellular communication network factor 1, like 1 has product MILRRSYVLTLVLVSWCAVKIQGECPRKCSCPSSPPSCLPGISAVLDSCGCCRVCARQFNQDCSATEPCDHIKGLRCHLGAKGDPERGLCRAEAQGRPCELDGRVYQHGEDFQPSCEHRCTCMDGVVGCMPLCPHHVSLPDWRCARSRLTKLPGRCCQEWVCDDDNHIAEDDTMLESTPHEYEKHNDITSNELLVMAPTPWDSSAGAPYHEWISSTQSHVPVSPTCFLQTTDWSPCSATCGMGVSSRVTNSNAECRLIKETRLCQIRECGSSLLASLPLKKGKKCQRTVRPREPVPLTFAGCTTVSHHRLRSCGSCVDGRCCEPTLTRTVRMHFHCPQGQEFTRNIMWIIQCSCTQSCSTQSSTQHPKSISLPNDIHTFKY; this is encoded by the exons ATGATTTTAAGGCGATCATACGTTCTCACACTGGTGCTTGTGTCCTGGTGTGCTGTAAAG ATCCAGGGCGAGTGTCCACGTAAGTGCTCATGCCCCTCATCTCCACCTTCATGCCTGCCTGGTATCAGTGCTGTGCTGGACTCCTGTGGCTGCTGCAGGGTGTGTGCCAGGCAGTTTAATCAGGACTGCAGTGCCACTGAGCCCTGTGACCACATCAAGGGGCTGCGCTGCCATCTAGGGGCCAAAGGAGACCCAGAGAGAGGCTTGTGCCGAG CCGAGGCTCAAGGTCGGCCGTGTGAACTGGATGGCCGAGTCTACCAGCACGGTGAAGACTTCCAGCCTAGTTGTGAGCACCGTTGCACCTGCATGGATGGTGTGGTGGGCTGTATGCCTCTCTGCCCTCACCATGTGTCCCTCCCTGACTGGCGCTGTGCCCGGTCTCGCCTCACCAAGTTACCTGGACGCTGCTGTCAAGAGTGGGTGTGTGATGATGACAACCACATTGCTGAAGATGACACAATGCTCGAAAGCACGCCTCATGAATATGAAAAACATAATGACATCACCAGTAATGAACTGTTAGTAATGGCACCGACACCATGGGACAGCAGTGCAGGAGCACCATATCATG AGTGGATTTCCTCCACACAATCCCACGTGCCCGTCTCACCGACATGCTTCCTGCAAACCACTGATTGGTCACCTTGCTCAGCAACCTGTGGAATGGGCGTGTCCAGTAGGGTAACCAATAGTAATGCAGAATGCCGGCTCATCAAGGAGACGCGTCTGTGTCAGATCCGAGAGTGTGGCAGTAGTCTACTGGCATCATTACCACTCAAG AAAGGGAAGAAGTGTCAGAGAACCGTAAGACCACGCGAGCCAGTTCCCCTGACATTTGCTGGATGCACCACTGTGAGCCACCACCGGTTGCGTTCGTGCGGCTCATGTGTCGATGGCCGCTGTTGTGAGCCCACTCTCACCCGCACGGTGCGCATGCACTTCCACTGCCCACAAGGGCAAGAATTCACCCGCAACATCATGTGGATCATTCAGTGCAGCTGCACTCAGAGCTGTAGCACCCAATCATCCACACAGCACCCAAAATCCATTAGCCTGCCCAATGATATACACACATTCAAATACTAG